A stretch of the Vigna radiata var. radiata cultivar VC1973A chromosome 7, Vradiata_ver6, whole genome shotgun sequence genome encodes the following:
- the LOC106768721 gene encoding probable disease resistance protein At5g66900 has translation MDQTTQRVVLPTLFQERLRMVSEIVEKGKSSDSNKQILRSTLKDMNPVVQEIKQYNEHLNPPREEIKTLISEKDAKEEPKKFCLDKCLFWFLCRFGHKRDGSFAGGDKEALVAKDIEEKLYKVREILELLSKENFEQKVGGVGGPIRFPFGVPDNPDFTVGLDVPLSKLKMEVLRDGVSVIMLTGLGGMGKTTLATKLCWDEQVKGKFGGNILFVTVSKTAKLKIIVERLFQHCGYEVPDFLSDEDAANQLGLLLRQIGRSSMLLVLDDVWPGSEALVEKFKVQIPDYKILVISRVALLRSDMQCILKPLGHDDAETLFRHYTHLEESGASIPDEVIQKVVRNCKGLPLAIKVVGRSLCNQRSELWLQMMEELSQGRSILDSNVELITCLQKILDVLEDNLAIKGCFMDLGLFPEEQRIPVTALIDMWAELYRLDDDGKEAMAIINKLDSMNLANVMVARKNATNTDSYYYNNHFIVLHDLLRELAIYQCSQEPMEQRKRLIIEINQNKHGEKTKFLSWCVKQKPQQVTAHTLSISTDENFPSDWPQMQLAQVEVLIFNLQTKQYSFPDCMEGMNKLKVLIVTNYSYYPSEINNFELLGSSSNLRRIRLERISVPSFVAMKNLKKLSLYFCNMKQAFQNKDLLISYAFPNLEDLNIDYCKDMVGFPKGLCDIISLKKLSITNCHKLSALPQDIGKLENLELLRLSSCTDLEGIPDSIGRLSNLRLLDISNCIGLPNLPDDFGNLSNLQNLYMTSCARCELPLSVTNLGNLKVVICDEETAASWENFKPMLPNLRIDVSQVDVNLNWLHTTFS, from the exons ATGGACCAGACCACGCAGCGCGTTGTACTTCCAACACTATTTCAAGAGAGATTGAGGATGGTATCGGAAATAGTTGAAAAAGGTAAAAGTAGTGATAGCAACAAGCAGATACTGAGGTCAACGCTCAAGGATATGAACCCTGTGGTGCAAGAGATCAAGCAATACAATGAACACTTAAATCCACCCAGAGAAGAAATCAAAACCCTTATTTCAGAAAAAGATGCGAAAGAAGAGCCcaaaaaattttgtttggacAAGTGTCTCTTTTGGTTTCTGTGCAGATTTGGACACAAGAGGGATGGTTCATTTGCTGGTGGTGACAAGGAAGCTCTTGTGGCAAAAGATATTGAAGAGAAACTGTACAAAGTTAGGGAAATTCTTGAGCTTCTCAGCAAAGAGAATTTTGAGCAGAAGGTTGGTGGTGTTGGAGGACCTATCAGGTTTCCTTTTGGTGTTCCTGATAACCCAGATTTCACTGTTGGCTTGGATGTGCCGTTGAGCAAGTTGAAGATGGAGGTTCTCAGAGATGGTGTGTCTGTTATTATGCTGACTGGTTTGGGTGGAATGGGGAAAACCACTCTTGCTACAAAGCTCTGTTGGGATGAACAAGTCAAGG GTAAATTTGGgggaaatattttatttgtcacCGTCTCAAAAACAGCCAAGTTGAAGATTATTGTAGAGAGATTATTTCAACACTGTGGATATGAAGTACCCGATTTTCTAAGTGATGAAGATGCAGCTAATCAATTGGGACTTTTGCTAAGGCAAATTGGTAGAAGTTCAATGTTGTTGGTACTGGATGATGTTTGGCCTGGCTCAGAAGCCCTTGTCGAGAAATTTAAAGTCCAGATACcagattataaaattttggtGATTTCTAGGGTTGCATTGCTTAGATCGGACATGCAGTGTATCTTAAAACCACTTGGTCATGATGATGCAGAAACTCTTTTCCGACATTATACGCACTTGGAAGAAAGTGGTGCAAGTATTCCTGATGAAGTCATCCAAAAG GTTGTGAGAAACTGCAAGGGTTTACCGCTTGCCATCAAAGTAGTTGGGAGATCACTCTGTAATCAGCGTTCTGAATTGTGGCTACAGATGATGGAGGAATTGTCCCAAGGTCGTTCTATACTTGATTCTAATGTTGAACTAATTACGTGCCTCCAAAAGATATTGGATGTTTTGGAAGATAATCTTGCCATCAAAGGGTGCTTCATGGACCTAGGTTTATTTCCTGAAGAACAAAGAATTCCTGTTACTGCTCTCATTGACATGTGGGCAGAGTTGTATAGACTAGATGATGACGGCAAAGAGGCAATGGCCATCATTAACAAATTAGACTCCATGAATCTAGCTAATGTCATGGTAGCCAG GAAAAATGCTACTAACACAGACAGTTACTACTACAATAACCACTTCATCGTTCTTCATGACCTTCTGAGAGAGCTTGCAATTTATCAGTGCTCCCAGGAACCAATGGAACagagaaaaagattgattattgagataaatcaaaataaacatgGGGAGAAGACAAAATTTCTTAGCTGGTGTGTTAAACAGAAGCCCCAACAAGTCACTGCCCACACATTGTCTATATCAACTG ATGAAAATTTCCCTTCAGATTGGCCCCAAATGCAACTAGCTCAAGTTGAGGTTCtaatttttaatcttcaaactaAGCAGTATTCCTTTCCAGATTGCATGGAAGGTATGAACAAACTAAAAGTTCTGATAGTCACAAATTACAGTTACTATCCTTCTGAAATCAACAACTTTGAGCTACTTGGCTCTTCATCCAACCTGAGAAGAATCAGATTAGAGCGGATTTCTGTTCCTTCCTTTGTTGCAATGAAGAATCTTAAAAAGTTATCCCTCTACTTTTGTAATATGAAACAAGCATTTCAAAACAAGGACCTGCTAATTTCATACGCTTTTCCAAATCTTGAAGATTTGAATATTGACTATTGCAAGGATATGGTGGGATTCCCTAAGGGGCTCTGTGATATCATCTCCCTGAAGAAGCTCAGTATTACTAATTGCCACAAACTCTCTGCATTGCCGCAAGATATTGGAAAATTGGAGAATTTGGAACTCCTAAGGCTCAGTTCTTGTACCGATTTAGAAGGGATACCTGATTCTATTGGAAGACTTTCAAATCTACGACTTCTTGACATCTCAAATTGCATAGGCCTTCCGAATTTACCGGATGACTTTGGTAATCTGTCTAATCTGCAAAATCTTTACATGACAAGTTGTGCAAGGTGTGAATTACCATTGTCAGTCACTAATCTTGGGAATTTAAAGGTGGTGATATGTGATGAAGAGACAGCAGCTTCTTGGGAAAATTTCAAACCAATGCTTCCCAATTTAAGGATAGATGTTTCTCAAGTTGATGTTAACTTGAATTGGCTTCATACAACTTTCTCCTAA